Proteins encoded together in one Catellatospora citrea window:
- a CDS encoding L-threonylcarbamoyladenylate synthase: protein MTDWLTVRLYDCRDVVERDRGIQAAIDAVSSGDLVVLPTDTVYGIGADAFKPWAVTNLLSAKGRGRHMPPPVLVGSRHTLDGLVMRLPSVARDLVEAFWPGALTIVVEQAPSLQWDLGETGGTVAVRMPLHPVALEVLRKTGPMAVSSANLTGQPAALTAEQAREQLSYKVSVYLEAGECPSPVPSTIVDVTGDRPRVLRAGAISLDQLREVADDIAGPEES, encoded by the coding sequence ATGACAGACTGGCTCACCGTGAGGCTCTACGACTGCCGCGACGTCGTCGAACGTGACCGGGGGATCCAGGCCGCGATCGACGCCGTATCCAGTGGCGACCTTGTGGTCCTGCCGACCGACACGGTGTACGGCATCGGTGCCGACGCCTTCAAGCCCTGGGCGGTGACCAACCTGCTCAGCGCCAAGGGGCGGGGCCGGCACATGCCGCCGCCGGTGCTGGTCGGCTCCCGGCACACCCTGGACGGCCTGGTGATGCGGCTGCCGTCGGTGGCCCGTGACCTGGTCGAGGCCTTCTGGCCGGGCGCGCTGACGATCGTCGTCGAGCAGGCGCCGAGCCTGCAGTGGGATCTCGGGGAGACCGGCGGCACGGTGGCCGTACGCATGCCCCTGCACCCCGTCGCGCTGGAGGTGCTGCGCAAGACCGGCCCGATGGCCGTCTCCTCGGCGAACCTCACCGGCCAGCCCGCGGCGCTCACCGCCGAGCAGGCCCGCGAACAGCTCAGCTACAAGGTCAGCGTGTACCTGGAGGCGGGGGAGTGCCCCAGCCCGGTGCCGTCGACGATCGTGGACGTCACCGGCGACCGGCCGCGGGTGCTGCGCGCCGGGGCGATCAGCCTCGACCAGCTGCGCGAGGTCGCCGACGACATCGCCGGTCCGGAGGAGTCGTGA
- the rpmE gene encoding 50S ribosomal protein L31 produces MKSGIHPQYNETTVTCSCGSTFTTRSTAKGGSIHAETCSACHPFYTGKQRVMDTAGRVAKFQAKYAKVAKKDAK; encoded by the coding sequence ATGAAGTCCGGTATTCACCCGCAGTACAACGAGACCACCGTCACCTGCTCCTGTGGCAGCACCTTCACCACCCGCAGCACCGCCAAGGGCGGTTCGATCCACGCCGAGACCTGCAGCGCCTGCCACCCGTTCTACACGGGCAAGCAGCGCGTCATGGACACGGCCGGCCGGGTGGCCAAGTTCCAGGCCAAGTACGCCAAGGTCGCCAAGAAGGACGCCAAGTAG
- a CDS encoding ABC transporter permease yields MRRTLRIYRRSLGAHLRAVLEYEADFWVLVVAGLLFQVLNLVFLSAVFSHVPALNGWSFPEAVLLAGTYGFVNGLGPLFFEGTWRLAGKINHGELDYPLTRPAPVLVQVISAGIGMHGIGDLIGGGAMIGWGLANSDIDWSPTRVAGALVLLAGSATILLSLIVLGNAASFWVGGNHPVFAMTLIRTGDMAKYPLSIYGTAVRATFTVLVPYAFISFFPASWLLGKESAWLGLLTPLVALYCVYLARLVFRLGLRRYDSAGH; encoded by the coding sequence GTGCGTCGTACGCTGCGGATCTACCGGCGCAGCCTCGGCGCGCACCTGCGCGCGGTGCTGGAGTACGAGGCGGACTTCTGGGTCCTCGTCGTCGCCGGGCTGCTGTTCCAGGTGCTCAACCTGGTCTTCCTGAGCGCGGTCTTCTCCCACGTGCCGGCCCTCAACGGCTGGTCGTTCCCGGAGGCGGTGCTGCTCGCCGGGACGTACGGCTTCGTCAACGGCCTGGGGCCGCTCTTCTTCGAGGGCACCTGGCGACTCGCCGGCAAGATCAACCATGGTGAGCTGGACTACCCGCTGACCCGGCCGGCTCCGGTGCTGGTCCAGGTGATCAGCGCGGGGATCGGCATGCACGGCATCGGCGACCTCATCGGCGGCGGCGCGATGATCGGCTGGGGCCTGGCCAACTCCGACATCGACTGGAGCCCCACCCGGGTCGCCGGCGCGCTGGTCCTGCTGGCCGGCAGCGCCACGATCCTGCTGTCGCTGATCGTGCTGGGCAACGCGGCGTCGTTCTGGGTCGGCGGCAACCACCCGGTCTTCGCGATGACCCTGATCCGCACCGGCGACATGGCCAAGTACCCGCTCAGCATCTACGGCACCGCGGTCCGCGCGACCTTCACCGTGCTGGTCCCGTACGCCTTCATCAGCTTCTTCCCCGCCTCCTGGCTGCTGGGCAAGGAATCCGCCTGGCTCGGCCTGCTGACCCCCCTGGTAGCCCTCTACTGCGTCTACCTCGCCCGTCTGGTCTTCCGCCTCGGCCTACGCCGCTACGACTCCGCCGGCCACTGA
- a CDS encoding AAA family ATPase: protein MPTLTITRGLPGSGKTTWAKQQPGVRVNRDDLRRMLHGGNLGEGWAERQVTVAQRAQVEALLKAGSDVICDDTNLRARVVRELADLAIDCGAQVTVRDFTDVPVAVCLERDAARPEGERVGAEVIERMHERYLAGRREPLVLPQPGPRLVYEPRPDLPRAVLVDLDGTVALMGDRSPYDHTRVHLDLPHQPVIDAVRALHAAGHAIVYCSGRVDACRESSAAWLDEHVGVPYAALHMRVTGDQRKDSVVKREIFENEIRDAWYVVAVLDDRKQVVRMWRELGLTVFQVAEGDF from the coding sequence ATGCCCACCCTCACCATCACCCGCGGCCTGCCCGGCTCGGGCAAGACGACCTGGGCCAAGCAGCAGCCCGGCGTCCGGGTCAACCGCGACGACCTGCGGCGCATGCTGCACGGCGGCAACCTCGGTGAGGGCTGGGCGGAGCGGCAGGTCACCGTCGCGCAGCGGGCCCAGGTCGAGGCCCTGCTGAAGGCAGGCTCGGACGTGATCTGCGACGACACCAACCTGCGCGCCCGGGTCGTGCGCGAGCTGGCCGACCTCGCGATCGACTGCGGCGCGCAGGTCACCGTGCGCGACTTCACGGACGTGCCGGTGGCCGTGTGCCTGGAGCGCGACGCGGCGCGGCCGGAGGGCGAGCGGGTCGGCGCCGAGGTGATCGAGCGCATGCACGAGCGTTACCTCGCCGGACGCCGCGAGCCGCTGGTGCTGCCGCAGCCCGGCCCGCGCCTGGTCTACGAGCCGCGCCCGGACCTGCCCCGGGCGGTGCTGGTCGACCTCGACGGCACGGTGGCGCTGATGGGCGACCGCAGCCCGTACGACCACACCCGGGTCCACCTCGACCTGCCGCACCAGCCGGTGATCGACGCGGTCCGCGCCCTGCACGCCGCGGGCCACGCGATCGTCTACTGCTCCGGCCGCGTCGACGCCTGCCGCGAGTCCTCCGCCGCCTGGCTGGACGAGCACGTCGGTGTCCCCTACGCGGCCCTGCACATGCGGGTCACCGGCGACCAGCGCAAGGACTCCGTGGTCAAGCGCGAGATCTTCGAGAACGAGATCCGCGACGCCTGGTACGTCGTCGCCGTCCTCGACGACCGCAAGCAGGTCGTCCGCATGTGGCGCGAACTCGGCCTCACCGTCTTCCAGGTCGCCGAGGGCGATTTCTGA
- a CDS encoding AtpZ/AtpI family protein yields MADDQPPKRPHTEGADAGWAAIGYLLGGMFVWGGVGWLIDKWLGLPNVGLLIGLIGGAAAGVYLTVKRLDG; encoded by the coding sequence ATGGCCGATGACCAGCCTCCGAAGCGCCCTCACACAGAGGGCGCCGATGCGGGTTGGGCGGCCATCGGGTATCTCCTCGGCGGAATGTTCGTCTGGGGAGGGGTCGGGTGGCTCATCGATAAGTGGCTGGGACTCCCCAACGTCGGGCTGTTGATCGGTTTGATCGGCGGCGCGGCCGCCGGGGTCTATCTGACCGTGAAAAGACTGGACGGGTGA
- a CDS encoding F0F1 ATP synthase subunit B: MYIAQEAPGAPAEHAEYNVLGVPLAEVIVGLIAFGVLLFVLTKFVFPRMESMFQQRVEAIEGGLVKAEKAQAEAAALLSQYKAQLAEARTEAARIRDEARADAEGIRADVLGKAREESDRIIAAGREQLAGERASIVRELRTEMGSLAVSLAGKIVGESLEDEARRRGTVERALADLESAGAR; encoded by the coding sequence ATGTACATCGCACAAGAGGCGCCTGGCGCGCCCGCTGAGCACGCTGAATACAACGTGCTCGGTGTGCCGCTGGCTGAGGTGATCGTCGGCCTCATCGCCTTCGGCGTCCTGCTGTTCGTGCTGACCAAGTTCGTGTTCCCGCGTATGGAGAGCATGTTCCAGCAGCGCGTCGAGGCCATCGAGGGTGGTCTCGTCAAGGCGGAGAAGGCTCAGGCCGAGGCCGCGGCCCTGCTGTCGCAGTACAAGGCGCAGCTGGCCGAGGCTCGCACGGAGGCCGCGCGCATCCGTGACGAGGCCCGCGCCGACGCCGAGGGCATCCGTGCCGACGTGCTCGGCAAGGCCCGCGAGGAGTCCGACCGCATCATCGCGGCCGGTCGCGAGCAGCTGGCCGGCGAGCGGGCGAGCATCGTCCGTGAGCTGCGCACCGAGATGGGTTCGCTCGCGGTCAGCCTGGCCGGCAAGATCGTTGGCGAGTCGCTGGAGGACGAGGCCCGTCGTCGTGGCACCGTCGAGCGCGCGCTCGCGGACCTCGAGAGCGCCGGAGCCCGCTGA
- a CDS encoding ABC transporter permease: MKPYWGLLRMSTRRILTYRLNSLILWIGGATFLAGSLAVWHALLSQGTIGGYDWDRMKAYLLVGWATASIGSAYGDWWMANRILDGHVATDLTKPLDYQWARFSEHMGGLATEFIAIAIAATAIVTFTGGLVVPGPAQALLFAVSFLLVAPLKFAIAYITTMACFWTQNFMGVSWAKDAVVTLFSGALIPLALLPAWLAGPAAVLPFASITATPAALYLGQATGWEALRLLAVQAAWVLVLWWGARLVWRRALRALTVHGG; the protein is encoded by the coding sequence ATGAAACCCTATTGGGGGCTGCTGCGGATGTCGACGCGGCGCATCCTCACCTACCGGCTGAACTCGCTGATCCTGTGGATCGGCGGCGCGACCTTCCTGGCCGGCTCGCTGGCCGTGTGGCACGCGCTGCTGTCCCAGGGCACGATCGGCGGCTACGACTGGGACCGGATGAAGGCCTACCTGCTGGTGGGCTGGGCCACCGCGTCCATCGGCTCGGCGTACGGCGACTGGTGGATGGCCAATCGCATCCTCGACGGCCACGTGGCCACCGACCTGACCAAGCCGCTGGACTACCAGTGGGCCCGGTTCAGCGAGCACATGGGCGGGCTGGCCACGGAGTTCATCGCGATCGCGATCGCCGCCACGGCCATCGTGACGTTCACCGGCGGCCTGGTCGTGCCCGGACCCGCGCAGGCGCTGCTGTTCGCGGTGAGCTTCCTGCTGGTGGCGCCGCTGAAGTTCGCGATCGCGTACATCACGACGATGGCATGCTTCTGGACGCAGAACTTCATGGGCGTCTCGTGGGCCAAGGACGCGGTCGTCACCCTGTTCTCGGGCGCGCTGATCCCGCTGGCGCTGCTGCCCGCGTGGCTGGCGGGCCCCGCGGCGGTGCTGCCGTTCGCCAGCATCACCGCCACCCCCGCCGCGCTCTACCTGGGCCAGGCCACCGGCTGGGAGGCGCTGCGGCTGCTGGCCGTGCAGGCCGCCTGGGTGCTGGTGCTGTGGTGGGGCGCCCGGCTCGTCTGGCGGCGCGCGCTGCGTGCCCTCACCGTCCACGGAGGCTGA
- the atpB gene encoding F0F1 ATP synthase subunit A, with protein MITQPGFLASEFPPGVDVFDYKTLIPSLEGSMWAGAFTKLSLLVWMAVAIVIVFFLVTYRNPTLVPTKKQWLAESVYGVVRNNIATDIIGPQGVRFAPYLATIFCFVFVTNLWSIVPFAQISPNSHLAFPAVLAVLTWLVYIGLGIKKHGLLGYLKHSTVQPGVPWWVHPILVPIEFLSNLILRPITLAVRLFANMFAGHMILLVFTLGGVALWNAGPLLLKPAAIGSWVFAVVMTLFELFILSLQAYVFTLLSATYFQSSISEEH; from the coding sequence TTGATTACGCAGCCGGGTTTCCTTGCCTCGGAGTTTCCCCCTGGCGTGGATGTCTTCGACTACAAGACCCTGATCCCGTCGCTCGAAGGCAGCATGTGGGCCGGAGCCTTCACCAAGCTGAGCCTCCTGGTCTGGATGGCGGTCGCCATCGTCATCGTCTTCTTCCTCGTGACGTACCGCAACCCCACGCTGGTGCCGACCAAGAAGCAGTGGCTCGCCGAGTCGGTCTACGGCGTCGTGCGCAACAACATCGCCACTGACATCATCGGCCCGCAGGGCGTGCGCTTCGCGCCGTACCTGGCGACGATCTTCTGCTTCGTCTTCGTGACGAACCTGTGGAGCATCGTGCCGTTCGCGCAGATCTCCCCCAACTCTCACCTGGCCTTCCCGGCCGTGCTGGCTGTGCTGACCTGGCTGGTCTACATCGGCCTCGGCATCAAGAAGCACGGCCTGCTGGGTTACCTCAAGCACTCCACGGTGCAGCCGGGCGTGCCGTGGTGGGTGCACCCGATCCTGGTTCCGATCGAGTTCCTCTCGAACCTGATCCTGCGCCCGATCACGCTGGCCGTCCGTCTCTTCGCGAACATGTTCGCCGGCCACATGATCCTGCTGGTGTTCACCCTCGGTGGCGTGGCCCTGTGGAACGCGGGCCCGCTGCTGCTGAAGCCCGCCGCGATCGGCAGCTGGGTGTTCGCCGTCGTGATGACGCTGTTCGAGCTGTTCATCCTCAGCCTGCAGGCATACGTGTTCACGCTGCTGTCGGCGACCTACTTCCAGAGCTCGATCTCCGAAGAGCACTGA
- the prfA gene encoding peptide chain release factor 1 — protein sequence MSNERLTALLAEYAELEARLADPSIHADQAAARKVGRRFAELTPIHKTAHELDAARADLEAARELAAIDPDFATEAVSLEQRLPELEEKLAELLAPRDPNDAKDVILEIKSGEGGEESALFAGDLLRMYLRYAERRGWITEVLDSQDSDLGGVKDVSVAIKTRGVPDGGNGVWSRLKWEGGVHRVQRVPATESQGRIHTSAAGVLVMPEAEDTEVEIDTGDLRIDVYRSQGAGGQSVNTTDSAVRITHIPTGTVVTCQNERSQLQNKDKAMRMLRAKLAQLAEEQALAAAADARKAQIRTVDRSERIRTYNYPQNRITDHRIGYTAYNLDLAIGGDMDGVLEALTTADRTARLAGETELSRS from the coding sequence ATGAGTAACGAACGGCTCACCGCGCTGCTGGCCGAGTACGCGGAGCTGGAGGCGCGGCTGGCGGATCCGTCGATCCACGCCGACCAGGCCGCGGCGCGCAAGGTCGGCCGGCGCTTCGCCGAGCTCACCCCGATCCACAAGACGGCGCACGAGCTGGACGCGGCGCGGGCCGATCTAGAGGCCGCGCGCGAGCTGGCCGCGATCGACCCGGACTTCGCGACCGAGGCGGTCAGCCTGGAACAGCGCCTGCCGGAGCTGGAGGAGAAGCTCGCCGAGCTACTCGCCCCGCGCGACCCCAACGACGCCAAGGACGTGATCCTGGAGATCAAGTCCGGCGAGGGCGGCGAGGAGTCCGCGCTGTTCGCGGGCGACCTGCTGCGCATGTACCTGCGCTACGCCGAGCGCCGCGGCTGGATCACCGAGGTGCTCGACTCCCAGGACTCCGACCTCGGCGGCGTCAAGGACGTCTCGGTCGCCATCAAGACCCGCGGCGTGCCCGACGGCGGCAACGGCGTCTGGTCCCGCCTCAAGTGGGAGGGCGGCGTGCACCGCGTCCAGCGCGTCCCCGCCACCGAGTCCCAGGGCCGCATCCACACCTCCGCCGCGGGCGTCCTCGTCATGCCCGAAGCCGAGGACACCGAGGTCGAGATCGACACCGGCGACCTGCGCATCGACGTCTACCGCTCGCAGGGCGCGGGCGGCCAGTCCGTCAACACCACCGACTCCGCCGTACGCATCACGCACATCCCCACCGGCACGGTCGTCACCTGCCAGAACGAGCGCTCCCAACTCCAGAACAAGGACAAGGCGATGCGCATGCTCCGCGCCAAACTCGCCCAGCTCGCCGAGGAGCAGGCCCTCGCCGCCGCCGCCGACGCCCGCAAGGCCCAGATCCGCACGGTGGACCGCTCCGAACGCATCCGCACCTACAACTACCCGCAGAACCGCATCACCGACCACCGCATCGGCTACACCGCCTACAACCTCGACCTCGCCATCGGCGGCGACATGGACGGCGTCCTCGAAGCCCTCACCACCGCCGACCGCACCGCCCGCCTCGCCGGCGAAACCGAACTCTCCCGCTCCTGA
- the prmC gene encoding peptide chain release factor N(5)-glutamine methyltransferase has translation MPVLSAQLRAAAARLAAAGIDSPRVEAELLAAHVLGVARGRLLLIDDVTDPQAEALAELVRRRAERVPLQHLTGTAPFLDRELLVGPGVFIPRPETELLARWGIESLRGVADPVVLDLCSGSGALAVALADARPDATVYAVERSDDALPWLRRNVAGTQVEVIPGDVRDVALPAPADLVLCNPPYVPLSVAVPPEVAHDPAEAVFSGEHGLDLIPVIIARAAEVLRDGGRLGIEHDDTHTPAMAALLTGWRAVTTHPDLAGRPRFTTALK, from the coding sequence GTGCCCGTGCTCTCCGCCCAGCTCCGCGCCGCCGCAGCCCGACTCGCCGCGGCCGGGATCGACTCGCCCCGGGTCGAGGCGGAGCTGCTGGCCGCGCACGTGCTCGGGGTCGCCCGCGGCCGCCTGCTGCTGATCGACGACGTCACCGACCCGCAGGCCGAGGCCCTGGCCGAGCTGGTGCGCCGCCGCGCCGAGCGGGTGCCGCTGCAGCACCTGACCGGCACCGCCCCGTTCCTCGACCGGGAGCTGCTGGTCGGCCCCGGTGTGTTCATCCCGCGCCCGGAGACGGAGCTGCTGGCCCGGTGGGGGATCGAGTCGCTGCGCGGGGTGGCCGACCCGGTCGTCCTGGACCTGTGCAGCGGATCCGGCGCGCTGGCCGTCGCGCTGGCCGACGCGCGCCCCGACGCGACCGTGTACGCCGTCGAACGCAGCGACGACGCCCTGCCCTGGCTGCGCCGCAACGTCGCCGGAACACAGGTCGAGGTGATCCCCGGCGACGTCCGCGACGTCGCGCTGCCCGCCCCGGCCGACCTGGTCCTGTGCAACCCGCCCTACGTGCCGCTGTCCGTGGCGGTGCCGCCCGAGGTCGCGCACGACCCCGCCGAGGCGGTCTTCTCCGGCGAGCACGGCCTCGACCTCATCCCCGTGATCATCGCCCGCGCCGCCGAGGTGCTCCGCGACGGCGGCCGCCTCGGCATCGAGCACGACGACACCCATACCCCCGCCATGGCCGCCCTCCTCACCGGCTGGCGCGCCGTCACCACCCACCCCGACCTCGCCGGCCGCCCCCGCTTCACCACCGCCCTGAAGTAG
- a CDS encoding 2'-5' RNA ligase, whose product MSPTTTTTLAAIFPPDALARAIAEGLVRAQVHPELPLTIYNYTEKCTYANLWDEVTLACRGLISDAGGTVLARPLVKFFNHGQPGAAVIALDEPVVVTDKADGSLGIVYPTPDGPAVATRGSFASDQARHATALLRERYPHWAPPAGLTVLVEIIYPGNRIVVDYGGMNDLMLLGAVEIATGRSFPPSAVADWPGPVVETFAYPTFEQALAAPARPGREGLVVHALGSDVRVKIKYEEYVHLHRIVTGLSARGVWAALGEGATVAEIAEPLPDEFHGWVTELATRLTTGLAELEKQVAQVHDEIMEGLPDGWTRKDYAMVAGRHPLRGYLFAHLDGKPYRQLWEELKPDGDERPHGRTFDDE is encoded by the coding sequence ATGTCCCCCACCACAACAACGACCCTCGCCGCTATCTTCCCGCCCGACGCGCTGGCCCGCGCCATCGCCGAGGGGCTCGTCCGCGCGCAGGTCCACCCGGAGCTGCCGCTCACGATCTACAACTACACGGAGAAGTGCACGTACGCGAACCTGTGGGACGAAGTGACACTCGCGTGCCGTGGGTTGATCAGTGATGCCGGTGGGACGGTGCTGGCGCGACCGCTGGTGAAGTTCTTCAACCACGGGCAGCCGGGCGCGGCCGTGATCGCCCTGGACGAGCCGGTGGTGGTGACCGACAAGGCAGACGGCTCGCTGGGCATCGTCTACCCGACGCCGGACGGCCCGGCCGTGGCCACCCGCGGCTCGTTCGCCTCGGACCAGGCCCGCCACGCGACGGCGCTGCTCCGCGAGCGCTACCCGCACTGGGCGCCCCCGGCGGGGCTGACCGTGCTCGTGGAGATCATCTACCCCGGCAACCGGATCGTGGTCGACTACGGCGGCATGAACGACCTGATGCTGCTCGGCGCGGTGGAGATCGCGACCGGGCGCTCGTTCCCGCCGAGCGCCGTGGCCGACTGGCCCGGCCCGGTGGTGGAGACGTTCGCCTACCCGACGTTCGAGCAGGCGCTGGCCGCGCCCGCCCGGCCGGGCCGGGAGGGCCTGGTCGTGCACGCGCTCGGCAGCGACGTCCGCGTGAAGATCAAGTACGAGGAGTACGTGCACCTGCACCGCATCGTCACCGGGCTGAGCGCTCGTGGCGTGTGGGCGGCACTCGGCGAGGGTGCCACGGTCGCGGAGATCGCCGAGCCGCTGCCCGACGAGTTCCACGGCTGGGTCACGGAGCTGGCCACCCGCCTCACCACCGGCCTGGCCGAGCTGGAGAAGCAGGTGGCGCAGGTGCACGACGAGATCATGGAGGGGCTGCCCGACGGCTGGACGCGCAAGGACTACGCCATGGTCGCGGGGCGGCACCCGCTGCGCGGCTACCTGTTCGCGCACCTGGACGGCAAGCCGTACCGCCAGCTCTGGGAGGAACTCAAGCCCGACGGCGACGAGCGACCGCACGGCCGTACCTTCGACGACGAATGA
- a CDS encoding phosphotyrosine protein phosphatase, translating to MAPFTVLHVCMGNICRSPMAERLLALAVTEQAGPVGADLVLSHSAGTGGWHEGEEMNPPAARQVRSRGGSPDDFSARKLRAEHIEAADLILTATADQYDYVVALRPDAADRTFVLGEFGRLLPGVDPSTLPPADRTPDAVYTRGVALVAAVAAARNGEPAQAKDDLDDPWGRGDQVFARVADEIQSTVHPLTAVLLPPLP from the coding sequence ATGGCGCCGTTCACGGTCCTGCACGTGTGCATGGGCAACATCTGCCGGTCCCCGATGGCCGAGCGCCTGCTCGCGCTGGCGGTCACCGAGCAGGCCGGCCCGGTGGGCGCCGACCTGGTGCTGTCGCATTCCGCCGGCACCGGCGGCTGGCACGAGGGCGAGGAGATGAACCCGCCCGCGGCCCGCCAGGTGCGCTCGCGCGGCGGCTCGCCCGACGACTTCAGCGCCCGCAAGCTGCGCGCGGAGCACATCGAGGCGGCGGACCTGATCCTGACCGCGACCGCCGACCAGTACGACTACGTGGTCGCGCTGCGCCCCGACGCCGCCGACCGCACCTTCGTGCTCGGCGAGTTCGGCCGTTTGCTCCCTGGCGTCGACCCGTCGACCCTTCCCCCCGCCGACCGCACCCCCGACGCGGTGTACACCCGCGGGGTGGCCCTCGTCGCCGCCGTCGCCGCCGCCCGCAACGGCGAACCGGCCCAGGCCAAGGACGACCTCGACGACCCGTGGGGCCGCGGCGACCAGGTCTTCGCCCGCGTCGCCGACGAGATCCAGTCCACCGTCCACCCCCTCACCGCAGTCCTCCTCCCCCCACTGCCGTGA
- a CDS encoding ABC transporter ATP-binding protein gives MSLVEARGLTKIFRRPEKDPGLRGSLKHLVQRRFKDFRAVDGIDLSIEAGESVAYVGPNGAGKSTTIKLLTGILVPTAGTVRVAGAEPHTDRVVNARNIGVLFGQRTQLWWDLPVRESLGLLRDMYDLSPAFYKQRLERLDEVLGLADLLPVVARKLSLGQRMRADLAAALLHQPKIVYLDEPTIGLDISVKDRVRQFLRELREDGTTLMLTTHDLGDIEDVCERIVIIDEGRKIFDGPLAQMKDRFARVRRMRLQLAEPTPVEKLAERLPDVEVVAGDSPTEVTVTFDRFTHTAGQIIAGVLDVVEVGELHLDEPAIEDVVRKVYAGELLRIPEPGSAHAADERSREKA, from the coding sequence ATGTCGTTGGTGGAGGCCCGTGGCCTGACGAAGATCTTCCGTCGGCCCGAGAAGGATCCGGGTCTGCGCGGCTCGCTGAAACATCTGGTGCAGCGGAGGTTCAAGGACTTCCGGGCGGTGGACGGCATCGACCTGTCCATCGAGGCGGGCGAGTCCGTGGCGTACGTGGGGCCCAACGGCGCGGGCAAATCCACCACGATCAAGCTGCTCACCGGCATCCTGGTGCCGACCGCGGGCACGGTGCGGGTGGCCGGGGCCGAGCCGCACACCGACCGGGTGGTCAACGCCCGCAACATCGGCGTGCTGTTCGGCCAGCGCACCCAGCTGTGGTGGGACCTGCCGGTCCGCGAGTCGCTGGGCCTGCTGCGCGACATGTACGACCTGAGCCCCGCCTTCTACAAGCAGCGCCTGGAACGCCTCGACGAGGTGCTCGGCCTGGCCGACCTGCTGCCCGTGGTGGCCCGCAAGCTGTCGCTCGGCCAGCGCATGCGCGCCGACCTGGCGGCGGCGCTGCTGCACCAGCCGAAGATCGTCTACCTGGACGAGCCGACCATCGGGCTCGACATCTCGGTCAAGGACCGGGTCCGGCAGTTCCTGCGCGAGCTGCGCGAGGACGGCACCACGCTGATGCTGACCACCCATGACCTGGGCGACATCGAGGACGTGTGCGAGCGGATCGTCATCATCGACGAGGGCCGCAAGATCTTCGACGGTCCGCTGGCGCAGATGAAGGACCGCTTCGCCCGGGTACGCCGGATGCGCCTGCAACTGGCCGAGCCGACCCCGGTCGAGAAGCTCGCCGAGCGGCTGCCCGACGTCGAGGTCGTCGCGGGCGACAGCCCGACCGAGGTCACCGTCACCTTCGACCGCTTCACCCACACCGCCGGGCAGATCATCGCCGGGGTGCTGGATGTCGTCGAGGTCGGCGAGCTGCACCTGGACGAACCGGCCATCGAGGACGTGGTGCGCAAGGTCTACGCCGGGGAGCTGCTGCGGATCCCGGAGCCCGGTTCCGCTCATGCCGCCGACGAGCGCAGCCGGGAGAAGGCATGA
- the atpE gene encoding ATP synthase F0 subunit C, translating into MTGSLNVIGYGIAALGPGIGVGLVFAAYIQATARQPESAGLTRTYMFMGFAVVEALALLGLVLAFAIK; encoded by the coding sequence ATGACCGGCAGCCTTAACGTCATCGGCTACGGCATCGCCGCCCTCGGCCCGGGTATCGGCGTGGGTCTGGTCTTCGCCGCCTACATCCAGGCGACCGCCCGTCAGCCCGAGAGCGCCGGCCTCACCCGCACCTACATGTTCATGGGCTTCGCCGTCGTCGAGGCGCTGGCCCTGCTGGGCCTGGTTCTCGCGTTCGCCATCAAGTAA